The following nucleotide sequence is from Primulina tabacum isolate GXHZ01 chromosome 2, ASM2559414v2, whole genome shotgun sequence.
cgattatgaaatcccctagttttcgaccctaaggactatgactatcggcgcgtatccaatttcatatgtctatgtaaattgtagatccacggattatactactcgttcctatcacaagttattctctcgaacacactcgcaatataaaaacgttgttaaagttagctacgctctaacaacacgaagaaaaacaatagtataatcaagaattaCGCAACAATCGAATAAAAATTAATTCCaatcaaagtttggggtaggctccccttaaatcccaacaaatattaagCTTTAGCTACTAAAATTCATGATTGAAAACGAACAAAACAaagtttaaaagatgaaaaccaAATTAGAAATACGAGAATTGACGAAAAACGCGAAGAACGACGCCCGGAAAActtcaaatcttcaatccaagcgcaaAGTGCTCTCTTCAACTTCTGGTGGCTGCTAAAATTATGTCTGAATAATCCCTAATTTGTGCCTCCCTCCTTTCTATATCTTCCCTTCTCCAAAATAAGGTAAAAGATCGGACAAGAAATCTTGCCAAAATTAGGTGGCGCTTGGGCGGTAGAAaagtaccgctcgagcgccacactcTCTGTAGAATGCCTGGAGTATGCGActtctggcgctcgggcggtagaaaagtaccgctcgagcgccaatcTTCTGTAATTTCTTCCTTGTGGATCACTTcttgcgctcgggcggtagaatttcaccgcctgagcgccacatcttctgtccgTCTCTTCAGCAACTcgcttctcgcgcccgagcggtagaaaattaccgctcgggcgccaaccttTCTGTATACAATCTTGTTGGCTTAGCACTTGGCTCCGAGTTCCGTTTTTCCAgccatttttcctgcaaattcgtCACATCCAAGTGAGACACGATCACATGCAAATGTTTactctaaaatgaacaaaatgtaaacgaaatgtacgcatgcacaaagcaaacacacacaaactaatGTTATCACGTAAAAATCACACATATCAACCCCatcatactaaccttttgcttgcCCTCAAGTAAAATAGGTTATAGACCACAATCAAAACACGAAACAAACACAAAAGGCAGGGTACTGAAACAACTAAAATGATGGTGAAGTAGCGAACCGGTATCTCCTGCCTCAGCGGGTGTTTGAACCACATCCACTTAGAAAAATCACAACATATATTACTACTCCTTTTAAGAACATCACAACACAATTGTATTTTTCCAAAAGGTGTGATCGTTTGTGCTGTGGATCTTTCTAGCTTGTGTTTCAGACAGTTTTATTCGCAAATCATGCGGGTTGCCGAATCAACCAGTCAACGCAAGTTTCTCTTTTCTGAGTCCTGTTTCTATTTGGGACCAACCAGTAAACACAAACAGTGGGAGAGTTTCATAGTCGAACAACAAAATGTAGGGAGTCAAAGGCCAACGTGCTCAAGTGGTTTGGAAAGATGGGGAGTACGTAGATCATTTTCACTATGCACCTGTCAGAAATTTTCTCTGACATTCCTCAATGCCTTATATCTCCATCTTTTTAGCCTTGGGATAAGATTTCATCCCTTTTTGGCTCCCCCTCACCTTACATCCCCTttattattccaaaatttttTTGGTGCATAGTTTTCTCATGCGTACTCCCTAGGCTTTGGATATCTGGaattttgcttttttttttttttttcatttctctGGCCTAGGAATGGTTTTATAGGTCCTATGCACGATTGGGCTGAAGGATATTTGAGGAATACGTTTGCGTTTCTACTTGAGTTTATGCTACTGGTTAGTCATTCATTTCAACGGGTATTCATTCAAGTTCCACTCGCATCTAATGTCTCGTCAGTTCCCCTCACAGATTATTTTGAACTTAATTATCATCGACACCACTATTAAAATCCACTATGTGCTATTAAAATCCAATATGCGTGCATAGACAAAATTCAATACATCGGGGGGTTCATAACGAGTGATAAGACTACGCAACATGCAGTTCATTTAGCCCAAAATCATCACTGGCTATCAATTTACTAATTTCACCATCAACTGACACTCATGCAGGACAAATACGAAAGATACCAAATACGACACacgaccccctcatactaaaggTGTTcaatgtccccattgcacaAAGGACGAAGAACACAAATGCAAACATGAATGCAGCACAACAACAAATGCAAAAGAAATAACCGAACGAACAATAATccgaaaacaaaacaaaaaaattcattagacaaaagaaaagaaaagaaaggggGAAACAGTAAACTCCCCTGATCACAGCTCATCCTCATCGTGTTCCGGCGGTGGCATGCCCGCTGCATCCCCCTGCTGAAGATAGTCATACTGAAACTGGAAGGGGGGAATGGTCGGCAGGGGTGGCGGTATGGTGTTTGGGTCTACGCCCCCGTGGATTAGCATAGTGCGCATCATGGAATCGAGTTTGTCAAGACGCGCCGTGACATTGGTGTTGATCTGCTCCTGGTGAGCCATGAAAGGCCAGACTCTCATCCATTTTTTCATTCTGGGTTCGTCGGCGGGGCTGTGGGCGCCGAGGGGCGGCGGTGCTTGACCCTCCTACTTCCTCCTCCTGATTGGGGAAGTCTATCTGTCTTTTCGCCTTCTTCCGCCGCCAGTCGTCCACACAAATAGGCTTCATGGGTTGTAGCCACTCCTCATTGTCCCGGAAAATAACTCCCGCCTTGGCACACAATTCGGATATGATGGTAGGGAAAAATAGGCCGATGTGGCTGTTATGTATGCTCATCATAATTTGCGAGTTTAATAGCTTGCCCACGTTAAAGGCGTAGTCCTGAGATAACGCAAAAAGTACCACTGCCCGTTCTTTCTGCACCTCACTCTTGTGGGACACTGGCATCATTCTTCGGGCCAAAAATAGATACCACAGGGCAATGTCGGCCCGCAAATATTTTTCATCGAAGCAACTCAGGGGTCCCCCTAATGGTTTCCAGGTTGCCCCGGGAAGGCACAGAGTTTCAATGATCATCGAGTAATTAGGATCAGCAACTAATGCCTCGAATGCGGAGTCGTCAATGTCGGCCGTTCCTAATAGGGCATTAATCGTGAATGAATAGAACGGCACAAGCTTTCCTCTAACAAATGCCCTACCATCTGTTCGTTCATCGGCGTTCGCATAAAATTCCCTAACTACAGACACCACTGCCGCCTTAGGTTGCTCACCAAATGTAACCCATCCTCGTTTCTCCAAATCCCCAAGAGTGCCCAAGTATCTATCCTCGAATAGACGACGAAATCCCCTTTCGGCAATGGGGTTTCTATGTATTTTAGCATGCTCATATCTATCCCTAGCCGCCGCATTCACAAAGCGGGTTCTATCAAACGAGGAGGAAGAAGAAGAACCGGAGGTACCTTTCAATTTCTTTGGTGCCATAGTGGTGACGGAGATGGTGTATGAACCGGAGTGATGAAGATTCTTGTTCTCCTAAGACGATTGTTCCACCTTGCCGAGGATTCGAGTCGGGATTGAAGCTCCTGCACCACAAAATCGAAAAGGGTTTGAGGTAGAGTTAGGGATTTGGGGAGAAAATTGTTTTCACAGAATGAAAGGGGAAAGGGGAATTCGCGTCTTTAAACGCaggcgcgctcgagcggtagaaaaataccgctcgagcgccgagttCTCGGAAAAAAAAACTTTTGGGGCAAGTGTTCGCGCTCGAGCGGAAAAAAATACCGCCCAAGCGCCGAGCTCTCTGGAAATTTGTTGTTTGAAATAAgttgtggcgctcgagcggtattTTTGTACCGCTCGAGCGCAGAGCTCTCGGGAATtttgcttttttaaaaaaaataaaaataaatgcaagagaagggaaagaaaagtagttctcaatttacaGTCGAGAGCTAGACTGTCGGCCGATCTCAGTTCGAATTGTCTTGGAACcgggtgattccaagttgtggctcaacggtgccacccatgtagtgcttcagGCGCTGGGTATTGACCGTAAATGTCCCATCCTTTCCATCTTTCAATTCTACAGCTCCCGATGGGTATACTTTCGAAATCACGAATGGACCAGACCATCGTGACTTCAGTTTTCCTGGAAACAGTCTTAACCGGGAGTTATAGAGCAAGAAATTTTCTCCTTCTTGGAATTCCCTTTCGATGATTCGCCTGTCATGAGCCCTCTTTGTCTTTTCTTTGTAAGACAGTGCGAGATCATATGCCAGATTTCGGAATTCCtccaactgatctagttgaaGCAAACGTCGTTCACCTGCATTAGTAAAGTTAAAGTTTAGTGCTTTTGTTGCCCAATATGCCCGATGCTCTAACTCTACAGGTAAGTGACATGCTTTACAAAACAATAATCTGTACGGTGttgtgcctataggtgttttgaaagcagttctatatgcccaaagagcatcatctaacctcATCGACCAATCCTTCCTACTGACACCCACCACTTTTTCCAGAATTCGCTTGATTTCTCGATTAGACACCTCAACTTGACCACTTATCTTGGGGTGATAAGGGGTAGAGATCTTATGTGTGACACCGTACTTGCTCAAGAGTTTTTCAAAtagtttgttgcaaaaatgagTGCCACCATCACTGATGATTGCTCGTGGTGTTCCGAATCTGttaaaagtatttttctttaaaaattttaagaccACCTGAGCATCGTTAGTGGCGAATGCTTCTGTctctacccacttagacacatagtcaatcgcaaccaaaatatattttttcgtgaacgaattgggaaacggtcccatgaaatctatcccccatacatcaaaaacctcacactcaagaatattattcaatggcatttcatgacggttagaAATGTTACCTGTCCGTTGACATCTATCACATGCGAGCACATAAGAACGAGCATCTTTAAAAAGGGATGGCCAATAAAaaccacattcaagtaccttagccgccgtccttgttggtccaaaatgaccacctacctcacggtcatgacaGTGATTGAGAATTTGACCGAACTCTTCCTCTGCAACACACCTTCTTATCATGGCATCCGtacaaattttgaacaaaacggttcctcccaaaaataatatttcacgtccgaaaaaaatttctttctttggtgaaaAGTTAAATTTGGGGGAGGTGAGCCTGTAAcaagaaaatttgcaaaatttgcataccaTGGACAATTTTTCACCTCAAACAGTTGCTCTTCAAGAAACCAATCATTAATAGCATCATTCACACAATCATCACTGACAAATTCTAACCTAGACAAGTGATCCGCACCACATTCTCAACACCTTTCTTATCTTTGATTTCTTAGTCAAACTCTTGTAAAAGTAAGATCCACCGAAGtaagcgtggttttgcatcttTTTTAGCAAGCAAATATTTTAGTGCAGAGTGGTCTGTGTAAATAATGACTTTTGACAAAACAAGATATGCATGAAATTTGTcaagcgcaaatactactgcaagtaattccTTTTCAGTTGTTGCATAATTCAATTGAGCCTCATCTAAGGTCTTACTTGCGTAgtaaattgtatgaaataccttgttttgtCGCTGGCCAAGCACAGCTCCCACCGCAGTGTCACTGGCGTCACACATGATCTCGAAAGGTAGATCCCAATCTGGTGCCACCAATACAGGAGCCGTCACCAAGCGCTTTTTCAAATCCTCGTATGCCTGTAAACAGTCAGAATGAAAATCAAAAGgcacatctttcataagtaGGGAAGATAGAGGTTTtgcaattttagaaaaatctttgataaaacgccGATAAAAGCCGCCgtggcctagaaaacttctaactccctttaCTGAGGCTGGTGGTGGTAGGTTCTTTATTACTTCAATTTTAGCTTTGTCCACCTCAATTCCTTTTTTCGAAACCTTGTGCCCTAAAAAAATTCCCTCTTGTACCATGAAATGGCACTTTTCCCAATTGAGCACCAAGTTCGTCTCCTCGTATCTTCTCAACACGGATATCAAATTCTGCAAACACTCATCAAACGTTGCACCAAAGATagaaaaatcatccataaatatttcaagaaaggtttcaatcatatcatggaatatagcaGTCATACACCGCTGAAATGTAGCAGGTGCATTAcaaagaccaaaaggcatacgaCGAAAAGAAAAAGtgccataaggacaagtgaaagtggttttctcttggtcctcaggtgcaatagTGATTTTATTATACCCCGGATACCCATTtagaaaacaataaaattcATGCCCCGCTAATCTctccaacatttgatcaataaagggAAGGGGGAAATGGTCCTTACGGGTGGCATCATTCAGTTTCCTATAGTCAATGCACACTCTCCACCCCGTAACAGTTCTTGTGGGAAtaagttcattcttttcattgGTGATCACCATAATCCCTCCTTTTTTAGGCACACATTGAACCGGACTTACCCACGCACTATCGGAAATGGGGTAGATAATACCTGAATCGAGAAGCTTAATAGTTTCAGCCTTCACTAcatcttgcatctttggatttagtcgtctttgaggttgcacgagaggtgagtacttttcttccatcaagattttatgcatgcatatcgATGGACTGATTCCCTTTATGTCTGCCACCTTCCAGGCGAATGCTCTTTTGTGCTCCTTGAGAACTTGCAACAATTTTTCCTCCATAGAATCTGTCAAAGCAGCAGAAATAATGACAGGCAAAGTGTTATTCTTACCTAGAAATATGTACTTCAGGTGCGGAGGTAAGGGTTTGAGTTCAAGCATCGGTGGTTCCTCGATACTTGACTTTGGAGGGGTCAAATCTCTGTGCTCTCCCAGATCTTCCAGTCTCATCCTCATCGGCCTTCTCCATGGAGGGTTGGCATTGAAGTATGCTACTATGTCAGCTTTTTCTTCGTCCAAGTCGTCATCCTCCAATTCAGTTGTGAGGGTGGCTTCCAAAGGGTCCCCAAGAGAATCCTGCACATAGTCAGAAACGAGAGCATCAACAACATCAATTCTATAACAACTATCAGagtgcagtgtgtgcttaagtgcattaaaaacatcaaaagtgATCTCTTCCTCGCCCACTCttaatctcaacttcccttcttgaacATCAATCAGGGCCTTGCCAGTCGCAAGGAATGGTCTCCCAAGAATCAAGGGCATCTCTATGTCTTCCTCTatgtcaagtaccacaaaaTTGACAGGGAAAATAAATTTGTCGACTTTCACTAGTACATCCTCAATCAATCCGCGGGGGTACTTGACGGATCTGTCAGCTAGTTGTAAGGACATCCGCGTCGGCTTAGGTTCTCCCAATCCAAGTTTCCTAAACACAGAAAGAGGCATCAGGTTAATacttgcaccaagatcacataacgCTTTATGAAAAAACAAAATCTCCAATCGTGCAAGGAATAGAgaaactccctggatccttaagtttcggtgggatcttgttttgcaccaaagcaGAACAATTTTCAGTAAGACTCActgtcatgtgatcctccaacttcctcttattCGCTAATATATCTTTCAAAAACTTAGCATAactaggcatttgcatcaaggcatcggcaaaaggaatattgatatgcaatttcttgaatatctcaagaaacttaccgaattgtgcaTCTAGTCTTGCTTTTTTCAttgctgcaggaaaaggtggGGGAATAACAATTTTAGGTTGTGCAGTGGGTGATGGTGTAGAGTTAGAGGACTTACCTTTGGATGTTTCAGTGTGTTCATCCGATTTTTGAGTTCTCTGTTTTTCTCTTGACTCTAAAATTTTCccactcttcaactcgatggccttcacttgctctttcggatttgtctctgtgttacttggcaaggtgcccggctCTCTGTTTGTGATCATTTTTGCCAACTGCCCAATTTGATTCTCAAgcccctttatcgatgcatccTGATTCTGTAGTCTAGTCTCGGTAGACGAgatgaacttagacatcatctACTCCAAATTGGACTTCTCTTCTCTAGGAGGATCGGACCTGTACATCGGTTGTTTCCCATATGATTGTCCTTCTTGTGGTCTATTCTGGCTGTTTTGACCACCCCAGGAGAAGTTTGGGTGTTGCCTCCACCCCGGATTGTATGTGTTCGAATACGGGTCATTCCTTGGGCGGTTTTGGACCCCTACTTGATTTATTGGTGCCCCTTCTTGCACATAAAATGGATTGTCATCTTGACAGTCCTTCGCATAGTGTTCCCCTCCACACTTGTCACagaatatctcttgaagacACATCGCCGTGCCACCCACATTCAAGCTGTCTAGTTTCCTGTTTAAAGCATCAAGTTGTGCAGTAATAGCAGAAAAatcagttacctggtgaactcctgcactCTTCCGCTGGTTGTTTCTTTCAGATTGAgggtgatagctgctagcagccatctcctctaaCAATTCATATCCTTCCTCCACGGTTTTTCTCAACAGGTTTCCACaagcagcagcatctatcatagtacggttAGGAGTAAGCAAACCATAATAAAATGTTTGAACGACTAACCCAAGTGGTAACTCGTGATATGGGCATCTTCCTAGTAGATCCTTGAagcgttcccatgcctcatataaataTTCCTGATCGAATTGAGCAAATGTTGTAATGTCTGcccgcagcttcatggtcttGGAGGGAGGGAAGTATTTGATGAGGAATGCTTTCGCCATGTCCTCCCATGTAGCGATcgaacctacaggcaaacaatttaACCACGCTTTAGCTTTATTACGTaaggagaaaggaaataaacgcaacctaacagcatcatcagaaactccattgaatttaaaagtatcgcaaatttcaagaaaatccgccatgtgcgtgtttgggtcatctactgcaGTTCCTCCAAATTGGActgtgttctgaatcatctggatTATGGCTGGCTTGATTTCAAAGTGATTTGCCCGCATGATAGGCCTCACAATGCTAGGGCGTGCACCCTCCAAAGAAGGTTGGGCATATTCCAGCATTGGTATGCGGCGCGGCATCTCCACATGTCTATCTTCACAACGTTTCTCCTATTGATCATTCAACTGCCTCTCCATCAGTTCTTTTAGTCTCTGCTGCTGTCTTCTCAAGCGGAAAGTTCTTTCGATTTCAGGATCAAActcaagctccacgtcaagtgactttggcatgcactaGACAAGATATCTGGAATAAAATATGGATTGTTagctaaagaaaaataaaataacgcTAAAGAAAatgactaaaaataaaattgtagattaacaattccccggcaacggcgccaaaaacttgatcgagcaaaacttgcacagtaaAATCcccaataaaaatatggttttgtaagctcgaaaattaatcgcaagtgcacgatgtcaagtaatagtataatggaagtgagtacgagtatcgttccactgagaACTGTATTTAACAATTATTCTTTTCAGTTATGAGATCTTTAGCAACAAAAATTTGATTGAATTAATACTACTATGCTCAAAAAAAGATGTAAATAAAATGCTTTAATAAGTAATGAATGAGAATTAATATCTAAAATGTTgagtaaaattcaatgagaaatgaatttgttgggaatttcggttcacctacccctcgttaattaattaattcgttcgatggtgattatatgcttccgacaTGATTTCCTttacaattgaacacactctctcgagctatgccaaactaaatcgactcaatgaagtaattaaatgtctttaattatttatcaagagtgaatcgcatgtcgattatgaaatcccctagttttcgaccctaaggactatgactatcggcgcgtatccaatttcatatgtctatgtaaattgtagatccacggattatactactcgttcctatcacaagttattctctcgaacacactcgcaatataaaaacgttgttaaagttagctacgctctaacaacacgaagaaaaacaatagtataatcaagaattaCGCAACAATCGAATAGAAATTAATTCCaatcaaagtttggggtaggctccccttaaatcccaacaaatattaagGTTTAGCTACTAAAATTCATGATTGAAAACGAACAAAACAaagtttaaaagatgaaaaccaAATTAGAAATACGAGAATTGACGAAAAACGCGAAAAACGACGCCCGGAAAActtcaaatcttcaatccaagcgcaaAGTGCTCTCTTCAACTTCTGGTGGCTGCTAAAATTATGTCTGAATAATCCCTAATTTGTGCCTCCCTCCTTTCTATATCTTCCCTTCTCCAAAATAAGGTAAAAGATCGGACAAGAAATCTTGCCAAAAttaggtggcgctcgggcggtagaaaagtACTGCTCGAGCGCCACACTCTCTGTAGAATGCCAGGAGTATGCGActtctggcgctcgggcggtagaaaagtaccgctcgagcgccaatcTTCTGTAATTTCTTCCTTGTGGATCACTTCTTGctctcgggcggtagaatttcaccgcccgagcgccacatcttctgtccgTCTCTTCAGCAACTCGCTTCTCGCGCCcaagcggtagaaaattaccgctcgggcgccaaccttTCTGTATACAATCTTGTTGGCTTAGCACTTGGCTCCGAGTTCCGTTTTTCCGgccatttttcctgcaaattcgtCACATCCAAGTGAGACACGATCACATGCAAATGTTTactctaaaatgaacaaaatgtaaacgaaatgtacgcatgcacaatacaaacacacacaaactaatGTTATCACGTAAAAATCACACATATCAACCCCatcatactaaccttttgcttgcCCTCAAGTAAAATAGGTTATAGACCACAATCAAAACACGAAACAAACACAAAAGGCAGGGTACTGAAACAACTAAAATGATGGTGAAGTAGCGAACCGGTATCTCCTGCCTCAGCGGGTGTTTGAACCACATCCACTTAGTCAAATCACAACATATATTACTACTCCTTTTAAGAACATCGCAACACAATTGTATTTTTCCAAAAGGTGTGATCGTTTGTGCTGTGGATCTTTCTAGCTTGTGTTTCAGACGGTTTTATTCGCAAATCATGCGGGTTGCCGAATCAACCAGTCAACGCAAGTCTCTCTTTTCTGAGTCCTGTTTCTATTTGGGACCAACCAGTAAACACAAACAGTGGGAGAGTTTCATAGTCGAACAACAAAATGTAGGGAGTCAAAGGCCAACGTGCTCAAGTGGTTTGGAAAGATGGGGAGTACGTAGATCATTTTCACTATGCACCTGTCAGAAATTTTCTCTGACATTCCTCAATGCCTTATATCTCCATCTTTTTAGCCTTGGGATAAGATTTCATCCCTTTTTGGCTCCCCCTCACCTTACATCCCCTttattattccaaaatttttTTGGTGCATAGTTTTCTCATGCGTACTCCCTAGGCTTTGGATATCTGGaattttgctttttttttttttttttttttcatttctctGGCCTAGGAATGGTTTTATAGGTCCTATGCACGATTGGGCTGAAGGATATTTGAGGAATACGTTTGCGTTTCTACTTGAGTTTATGCTACTGGTTAGTCACTCATTTCAACAGGTATTCATTCAAGTTCCACTCGCATCTAATGTCTCGTCAGTTCCCCTCACAGATTATTTTGAACTTAATTATCATCGACACCACTATTAAAATCCACTATGTGCTATTAAAATCCAATATGCGTGCATAGACAAAATTCAATACATCGGGGGGTTCATAACGAGTGATAAGACTACGCAACATGCAGTTCATTTAGCCCAAAATCATCACTGGCTATCAATGTACTAATTTCACCATCAACTGACACTCATGCAGGACAAATACGAAAGATACCAAATACGACACacgaccccctcatactaaaggTGTTcaatgtccccattgcacaAAGGACGAAGAACACAAATGTAAACATGAATGCAGCACAACAACAAATGCAAAAGAAATAACCGAACGAACAATAATccgaaaacaaaacaaaaaaattcattagacaaaagaaaagaaaagaaaggggGAAACAGTAAACTCCCCTGATCACAGCTCATCCTCATCGTGTTCCGGCGGTGGCATGCCCGCTGCATCCCCCTGCTGAAGATAGTCATACTGAAACTGGAAGGGGGGAATGGTCGGCAGGGGTGGCGGTATGGTGTTTGGGTCTACGCCCCCGTGGATTAGCATAGTGCGCATCATGGAATCGAGTTTGTCAAGACGCGCCGTGACATTGGTGTTGATATGCTCCTGGTGAGCCATGAAAGGCCAGACTCTCATCCATTTTTTCATTCTGGGTTCGCCGGCGGGGCTGTGGGCGCCGAGGGGCGGCGGTGCTTGACCCTCCTACTTCCTCCTCCTGATTGGGGAAGTCTATCTGTCTTTTCGCCTTCTTCCGCCGCCAGTCGTCCACACAAATAGGCTTCATGGGTTGTAGCCACTCCTCATTGTCCCGGAAAATAACTCCCGCCTGGGCACACAATTCGGATATGATGGTAGGGAAAAATAGGCCGATGTGGCTGTTATGTATGCTCATCATAATTTGCGAGTTTAATAGCTTGCCCACGTTAAAGGCGTAGTCCTGAGATAACGCAAAAAGTACCACTGCCCGTTCTTTCTGCACCTCACTCTTGTGGGACACTGGCATCATTCTTCGGGCCAAAAATAGATACCACAGGGCAATGTCGGCCCGCAAATATTTTTCATCGAAGCAACTCAGGGGTCCCCCTAATGGTTTCCAGGATGCCCCGGGAAGGCACAGAGTTTCAATGATCATCGAGTAATTAGGATCAGCAACTAATGCCTCGAATGCGGAGTCGTCAATGTCGGCCGTTCCTAATAGGGCATTAATCGTGAATGAATAGAACGGCACAAGCTTTCCTCTAACAAATGCCCTACCATCTGTTCGTTCATCGGCGTTCGCATAAAATTCCCTAACTACAGACACCACTGCCGCCTTAGGTTGCTCACCAAATGTAACCCATCCTCGTTTCTCCAAATCCCCAAGAGTGCCCAAGTATCTATCCTCGAATAGACGACGAAATCCCCTTTCGGCAATGGGGTTTCTATGTATTTTAGCATGCTCATATCTATCCCTAGCCGCCGCATTCACAAAGCGGGTTCTATCAAACGAGGAGGAAGAAGAAGAACCGGAGGTACCTTTCAATTTCTTTGGTGCCATAGTGGTGACGGAGATGGTGTATGAACCGGAGTGATGAAGATTCTTGTTCTCCTAAGACGATTGTTCCACCTTGCCGAGGATTCGAGTCGGGATTGAAGCTCCTGCACCACAAAATCGAAAAGGGTTTGAGGTAGAGTTAGGGATTTGGGGAGAAAATTGTTTTCGCAGAATGAAAGGGGAAAGGGGAATTCGCGTCTTTAAACGCaggcgcgctcgagcggtagaaaaataccgctcgagcgccgagttCTCGGAAAAAAAAACTTTTGGGGCAAGTGTTCGCGCTCGAGCGGAAAAAAATACCGCCCAAGCGCCGAGCTCTCTGGAAATTTGTTGTTTGAAATAAGTTGTACCGCTCGAGCGCAGAGCTCTCTGGAATtttgcttttttaaaaaaataaaaataaatgcaagagaagggaaagaaaagtagttctc
It contains:
- the LOC142537530 gene encoding uncharacterized protein LOC142537530, whose amino-acid sequence is MPLSVFRKLGLGEPKPTRMSLQLADRSVKYPRGLIEDVLVKVDKFIFPVNFVVLDIEEDIEMPLILGRPFLATGKALIDVQEGKLRLRVGEEEITFDVFNALKHTLHSDSCYRIDVVDALVSDYVQDSLGDPLEATLTTELEDDDLDEEKADIVAYFNANPPWRRPMRMRLEDLGEHRDLTPPKSSIEEPPMLELKPLPPHLKYIFLGKNNTLPVIISAALTDSMEEKLLQVLKEHKRAFAWKNLISVLRRYEETNLVLNWEKCHFMVQEGIFLGHKVSKKGIEVDKAKIEVIKNLPPPASVKGVRSFLGHGGFYRRFIKDFSKIAKPLSSLLMKDVPFDFHSDCLQAYEDLKKRLVTAPVLVAPDWDLPFEIMCDASDTAVGAVLGQRQNKMSTDRFGTPRAIISDGGTHFCNKLFEKLLSKYGVTHKISTPYHPKISGQVEVSNREIKRILEKVVGVSERRLLQLDQLEEFRNLAYDLALSYKEKTKRAHDRRIIEREFQEGENFLLYNSRLRLFPGKLKSRWSGPFVISKVYPSGAVELKDGKDGTFTVNTQRLKHYMGGTVEPQLGITRFQDNSN